CCGACGACACCAAGCTGATCGAAGGCGCCATCGACGGGATGGTGACCTCGCTCGATCCGCACTCGCGCTACATGAACGACAAGGCCTGGCGCGAGATGCAGGAGACGACGTCGGGCGAGTTCGGCGGGCTCGGCATCGAGGTCACCATGGAAGACGGCCTCGTCAAGGTCGTCTCGCCGATCGACGATACGCCCGCAGCAAAGGCCGGCATCATGTCCGGCGACCTGATCGCCCAGATCGACGGCGAGGCCGTGCAGGGCCTCTCGCTGGAGCAGGCGGTGAACAAGATGAAGGGCGCGGTCAACACCAAGACCAAGCTCCTGATCATGCGCAAGGGCAAGGACGCCCCGCTCGAGCTGACGATCACCCGCGAGATCATCCGCGTCCGCCCGGTCCGCTATCACACCGAGGGCGGGGACATCGGCTATATCAGGATCACCTCGTTCAACGAGCAGACCACGGAGAGCTTGCGCAAGGCGGTCTCCGCCATCGCCAAGGAGATCCCACCCGAGAAGCTCGCGGGTTACGTCGTCGATCTGCGCAACAATCCCGGCGGCCTGCTCGACCAGGCGGTGTCGGTGGCGAGCACCTTCATGGCGCGCGGCGAGATCGTCTCCACGCGCGGCCGCAATCCGGAGGAAACCCAGCGCTTCACCGCGCATGGCGGCGACCTCATCAAGGGCAAGCCGCTGGTGGTG
This genomic interval from Bradyrhizobium sp. NP1 contains the following:
- a CDS encoding S41 family peptidase, with translation MRKNLLFLCGALTGTCLTLLVTLPEGSHLVAAARAAANAVDTYSQLNLFGEVFERVRADYVEKPDDTKLIEGAIDGMVTSLDPHSRYMNDKAWREMQETTSGEFGGLGIEVTMEDGLVKVVSPIDDTPAAKAGIMSGDLIAQIDGEAVQGLSLEQAVNKMKGAVNTKTKLLIMRKGKDAPLELTITREIIRVRPVRYHTEGGDIGYIRITSFNEQTTESLRKAVSAIAKEIPPEKLAGYVVDLRNNPGGLLDQAVSVASTFMARGEIVSTRGRNPEETQRFTAHGGDLIKGKPLVVLINGGSASASEIVAGALHDHKRATLIGTRSFGKGSVQTIIPLGAGNGALALTTARYFTPSGHSIQAQGITPDIEVLQDVPDELKGRADTKGEASMRGHLSGEGAEQTGSQSYVPPEDKDDKALGAAYNLLRGVTVNANVPPPAKAVVPN